The following coding sequences lie in one Arachis hypogaea cultivar Tifrunner chromosome 4, arahy.Tifrunner.gnm2.J5K5, whole genome shotgun sequence genomic window:
- the LOC112795734 gene encoding COBRA-like protein 6 isoform X1: protein MWGAEAMEQGNCSKFKGQDKPHCCLKHPLIIDLPPTAPYNHRFFNCCRGGLLSSLTQDITKSAASFQMNYNKPTLDATTASFTMPENFTLGVPGYTCSAPFQVPPTKFTADGHRWQQVLDTWNVTCMYSQYRASPAPKCCVSLSAFYNSTIVPCPVCSCNCKGLPGAHCIDSSSSVLQLPQEESLEVVRCSRHMCPIRIHWHVKQSYKEYWRVKITITNLNLVKNYSQWNIVVLHPNLRSVTQVFSFNYKALPIYGNINDTGMFWGLEYYNDMLLSGKDGNVQTEMLLHKDTEEFTFREGWTFPRKVSFNGEECVMPSPDNYPSLPNNAHLLTFSSSLLTALYFLLYIIFF from the exons ATGTGGGGAGCAGAGGCAATGGAGCAAGGTAACTGCTCCAAGTTCAAAGGCCAAGACAAACCACACTGTTGCCTCAAGCATCCTCTCATCATTGATCTTCCCCCAACCGCTCCTTACAACCACCGCTTCTTCAACTGCTGCCGTGGCGGTCTCCTCTCTTCCCTCACTCAAGACATCACCAAGTCCGCCGCCTCCTTCCAAATGAACTACAACAAGCCAACTCTAGATGCAACCACCGCTTCTTTCACCATGCCGGAGAATTTCACCCTCGGCGTCCCCGGTTACACCTGCAGTGCACCCTTTCAGGTCCCCCCTACCAAGTTCACCGCCGATGGACACCGATGGCAACAAGTCTTAG ACACGTGGAATGTGACGTGTATGTACTCGCAGTATCGAGCATCGCCTGCACCGAAATGCTGCGTCTCCTTATCTGCATTCTATAACAGCACCATCGTTCCCTGTCCCGTTTGCAGCTGCAATTGCAAAGGCCTACCAGGAGCACATTGTATCGA TTCTTCATCATCGGTGTTGCAACTGCCACAAGAAGAGTCATTGGAAGTGGTGAGGTGTTCGCGTCACATGTGCCCAATTCGAATCCACTGGCACGTCAAACAGAGTTACAAAGAGTATTGGCGCGTAAAGATCACCATCACAAATCTCAACTTGGTCAAGAACTACTCGCAGTGGAACATCGTTGTGCTACACCCTAACTTGCGAAGTGTGACCCAAGTTTTCAGCTTCAACTACAAGGCCCTCCCTATCTACGGCAATATCA ACGATACAGGGATGTTTTGGGGGCTGGAGTACTACAATGACATGTTGCTGTCAGGGAAGGATGGAAATGTGCAAACAGAGATGCTGCTTCACAAAGACACAGAGGAGTTCACATTCAGAGAAGGATGGACATTTCCGAGAAAAGTTTCATTCAATGGGGAGGAATGTGTCATGCCATCTCCTGATAACTATCCAAGCCTCCCTAACAATGCTCATCTTCTCACTTTCTCCTCCTCCTTACTTACTGCCCTCTATTTTCTTCTCTACATTATATTCTTCTAG
- the LOC112795734 gene encoding COBRA-like protein 6 isoform X2 translates to MWGAEAMEQGNCSKFKGQDKPHCCLKHPLIIDLPPTAPYNHRFFNCCRGGLLSSLTQDITKSAASFQMNYNKPTLDATTASFTMPENFTLGVPGYTCSAPFQVPPTKFTADGHRWQQVLDTWNVTCMYSQYRASPAPKCCVSLSAFYNSTIVPCPVCSCNCKGLPGAHCIDSSSSVLQLPQEESLEVVRCSRHMCPIRIHWHVKQSYKEYWRVKITITNLNLVKNYSQWNIVVLHPNLRSVTQVFSFNYKALPIYGNIRMFWGLEYYNDMLLSGKDGNVQTEMLLHKDTEEFTFREGWTFPRKVSFNGEECVMPSPDNYPSLPNNAHLLTFSSSLLTALYFLLYIIFF, encoded by the exons ATGTGGGGAGCAGAGGCAATGGAGCAAGGTAACTGCTCCAAGTTCAAAGGCCAAGACAAACCACACTGTTGCCTCAAGCATCCTCTCATCATTGATCTTCCCCCAACCGCTCCTTACAACCACCGCTTCTTCAACTGCTGCCGTGGCGGTCTCCTCTCTTCCCTCACTCAAGACATCACCAAGTCCGCCGCCTCCTTCCAAATGAACTACAACAAGCCAACTCTAGATGCAACCACCGCTTCTTTCACCATGCCGGAGAATTTCACCCTCGGCGTCCCCGGTTACACCTGCAGTGCACCCTTTCAGGTCCCCCCTACCAAGTTCACCGCCGATGGACACCGATGGCAACAAGTCTTAG ACACGTGGAATGTGACGTGTATGTACTCGCAGTATCGAGCATCGCCTGCACCGAAATGCTGCGTCTCCTTATCTGCATTCTATAACAGCACCATCGTTCCCTGTCCCGTTTGCAGCTGCAATTGCAAAGGCCTACCAGGAGCACATTGTATCGA TTCTTCATCATCGGTGTTGCAACTGCCACAAGAAGAGTCATTGGAAGTGGTGAGGTGTTCGCGTCACATGTGCCCAATTCGAATCCACTGGCACGTCAAACAGAGTTACAAAGAGTATTGGCGCGTAAAGATCACCATCACAAATCTCAACTTGGTCAAGAACTACTCGCAGTGGAACATCGTTGTGCTACACCCTAACTTGCGAAGTGTGACCCAAGTTTTCAGCTTCAACTACAAGGCCCTCCCTATCTACGGCAATATCA GGATGTTTTGGGGGCTGGAGTACTACAATGACATGTTGCTGTCAGGGAAGGATGGAAATGTGCAAACAGAGATGCTGCTTCACAAAGACACAGAGGAGTTCACATTCAGAGAAGGATGGACATTTCCGAGAAAAGTTTCATTCAATGGGGAGGAATGTGTCATGCCATCTCCTGATAACTATCCAAGCCTCCCTAACAATGCTCATCTTCTCACTTTCTCCTCCTCCTTACTTACTGCCCTCTATTTTCTTCTCTACATTATATTCTTCTAG
- the LOC112795736 gene encoding zinc finger transcription factor YY1: protein METQFNHNLFERRPFLKSKAPAVKWVKQWVPQDVVATGGKCMLLRWVTEDSLKALKEKEKEPSAPEPEPEPTTEVLFLCSYEGCGKTFIDAGALRKHSHIHGERQFVCHYEGCGKKFLDSSKLKRHFLIHTGERDFVCPHEGCGKAFSLDFNLRSHMKTHSQENYHICPYPDCGKRYAHEYKLKNHIASQHDKNASVDLTKYTPPSEKPAKPTKPASGTYGSASSDRPYACPYEGCEKAYIHEYKLKLHLKREHPGHDENAVRAQANADNEMDEASEQDAYGRKRSNGKSQKQSRPKPSLKLPPAKIAQRKGSAPTPAASNAIKKSWPVKEEVYDEDSEETEEDRDNVEDGWRYAANNDDDDEETEYED from the exons GGTTCCTCAAGACGTTGTAGCTACTGGCGGGAAGTGCATGCTCCTAAGATGGGTAACAG AGGATTCCTTAAAGGCcttgaaagaaaaggaaaaagagccTTCTGCACCTGAGCCTGAACCAGAGCCAACTACTGAAGTACTTTTCCTATGCAGCTATGAGGGCTGTGGAAAGACATTCATAGATGCTGGTGCTTTGAGGAAGCATTCTCACATCCATGGAGAGAGGCAATTTGTTTGCCACTATGAGGGATGTGGAAAG AAATTTCTGGACAGCTCAAAGTTGAAAAGACATTTTCTCATTCATACAGGGGAAAGAGATTTTGTGTGTCCTCATGAAGGTTGTGGTAAG GCCTTCTCCTTGGATTTCAACCTGCGGTCCCACATGAAAACACACTCACAAGAGAACTATCATATCTGCCCATACCCAGATTGTGGAAAGAGATATGCTCACGAATACAAACTAAAGAATCATATTGCGTCTCAGCATGATAAG AATGCATCAGTGGATTTGACAAAGTATACTCCACCATCGGAAAAGCCAGCGAAACCAACTAAACCTGCTAGTGGAACTTACGGTTCTGCATCATCTGATCGCCCTTATGCATGTCCTTATGAAGGGTGTGAAAAAGCATACATCCATGAATACAAGCTTAAACTCCATTTGAAGAGGGAGCACCCAGGCCACGATGAAAATGCTGTGCGTGCACAAGCTAATGCTGACAATGAAATGGATGAAGCGAGTGAACAAGACGCCTATGGTCGAAAACGATCAAATGGtaaaagtcagaagcaaagtaGACCGAAACCAAGCTTGAAGTTGCCTCCTGCCAAAATCGCCCAACGAAAAGGGTCAGCTCCTACTCCAGCCGCATCAAATGCGATTAAAAAGTCATGGCCAGTGAAAGAAGAAGTCTACGATGAAGATAGTGAAGAAACAGAAGAGGATCGTGACAACGTTGAAGATGGTTGGAGATATGCTGCAAACAACGATGATGACGATGAGGAAACAGAATATGAAGACTGA